A window of Metabacillus sp. B2-18 contains these coding sequences:
- a CDS encoding DEAD/DEAH box helicase — MNIKTNFDTTWQEGFFEKLDSDGPWSNWELYKLAYEVQKNTAVPTFEGLQAPNHLPHFTPLPHQLEVAQRVVEKMNGKAILADEVGLGKTIEAGLILKEYMIRGLVKKVLILVPASLVSQWARELNEKFFIPAVEQKKSYVWEACDVVVSSIDTAKRSPHRDIVYEQNYDLVIIDEAHKLKNNKTKNYEFVQNLKKKYCLLLTATPVQNRVEEIFNLVSLLKPGHLGNEAYFTEVFSAKERSLEDHEHLRELINKVMIRNRRGDTGIDWPKRNVETVPIEFSETEQNLYDTITAIKSSSQYAANAFSIMTLQREACSSREAVYMTLKKMLDLPEEEEAALPNDVIKDIMMAIDGVTQNSKALKVVELIKEIDDKVIIFTEYRATQFYLQWFLQQNGISSVPFRGGFKRGKKDWMKELFKNRVQVLIATEAGGEGINLQFCHNIINYDLPWNPMRLEQRIGRIHRLGQEHDVNIYNMATRNTVEEHILTLLYDKINLFEKVIGDLDEILTRLEIKNFDEHIQDIMVNSKSDREMKIKMENLTSILDYAHYSQEQRKAASGDK; from the coding sequence ATGAATATAAAGACGAACTTCGATACAACCTGGCAGGAAGGCTTTTTTGAAAAACTAGATAGCGATGGACCATGGTCGAACTGGGAGCTGTATAAGCTTGCCTATGAGGTTCAAAAAAATACAGCAGTACCAACCTTTGAGGGATTGCAAGCACCTAACCATCTACCACACTTCACTCCTCTCCCCCACCAGCTAGAGGTGGCTCAAAGAGTTGTTGAAAAAATGAACGGAAAAGCGATTTTAGCTGATGAGGTTGGTTTAGGTAAAACAATTGAAGCCGGCTTAATTTTAAAAGAATATATGATTCGTGGATTAGTTAAAAAGGTGTTAATACTAGTCCCTGCCTCCCTCGTTTCACAATGGGCTCGGGAATTAAATGAAAAGTTCTTTATTCCAGCAGTCGAGCAAAAGAAAAGCTATGTATGGGAAGCATGTGATGTTGTTGTTTCATCAATTGATACAGCCAAACGAAGTCCACATCGAGATATTGTGTATGAACAAAATTACGACTTAGTCATCATTGATGAGGCCCACAAGCTTAAAAATAATAAAACGAAAAACTATGAATTTGTTCAGAATTTGAAGAAAAAGTATTGCTTACTTTTAACAGCTACTCCCGTTCAAAACAGAGTTGAAGAGATTTTCAATCTTGTTTCCCTGTTGAAACCAGGTCACCTTGGCAACGAAGCATATTTTACAGAGGTGTTCTCCGCTAAAGAACGTTCTCTGGAAGATCATGAACATTTACGTGAACTCATTAACAAAGTAATGATCCGTAATCGTCGCGGAGACACCGGAATTGACTGGCCGAAACGAAATGTAGAAACTGTTCCAATTGAGTTTTCCGAAACAGAGCAAAACCTATATGACACGATAACAGCTATAAAATCGTCTTCACAATATGCAGCAAATGCTTTTTCAATCATGACACTCCAACGAGAAGCATGCAGCAGTCGTGAAGCCGTTTATATGACATTGAAAAAAATGCTGGATTTACCTGAGGAAGAGGAAGCAGCTCTACCAAATGACGTTATTAAAGATATCATGATGGCAATAGACGGTGTAACTCAAAACTCAAAAGCTCTCAAGGTAGTAGAGCTAATCAAAGAAATTGATGATAAAGTCATTATTTTTACTGAATACCGTGCTACACAGTTTTATTTACAATGGTTTTTACAACAAAACGGTATCAGCTCTGTTCCTTTCCGCGGTGGGTTTAAACGCGGGAAAAAAGACTGGATGAAGGAACTGTTCAAAAACCGCGTTCAAGTGTTAATTGCAACCGAAGCTGGTGGTGAAGGGATTAACCTACAATTCTGTCATAATATTATTAACTATGATTTACCATGGAATCCAATGAGGCTGGAACAACGGATTGGACGTATCCATCGTTTAGGACAAGAACATGACGTAAACATCTACAATATGGCAACAAGAAACACAGTTGAAGAACATATACTGACCCTTTTATATGACAAAATTAATTTGTTTGAAAAAGTTATCGGTGATCTTGATGAAATCCTAACTCGACTAGAAATTAAAAACTTTGATGAGCATATTCAAGACATTATGGTCAATTCGAAGAGTGACCGGGAAATGAAGATTAAAATGGAAAATTTAACATCGATTCTTGACTATGCACATTACTCACAAGAACAAAGAAAAGCAGCTAGTGGCGACAAATAA
- the istB gene encoding IS21-like element helper ATPase IstB: MTTELLVDHLTKQLRMPTIHKQYRSLAREAEERNLSYEEYLLALLEVEIEMRDENQKQRRLKQANFPVQKTLDTYDFSLMPSLNRNRFLTLAKGEFVEKKENILFLGNSGTGKTHLATGLGIEMIKNGYKTKFITASKLVEELLMANDEHKLGALEKKWLKFDVIIVDELGYVPFSKIGSELLFQFFSSRYERASVIITTNLEFTEWTSLFGDEKMTAALLDRLTHRSHIHLLNGESYRFRQSMKQNGETKA, from the coding sequence ATGACAACAGAATTACTAGTGGATCATTTAACCAAGCAGCTTAGAATGCCTACCATTCACAAACAGTATCGCTCTCTCGCAAGAGAAGCTGAAGAACGTAACCTTAGCTATGAAGAGTATTTGTTAGCCTTACTTGAAGTAGAGATAGAAATGAGAGATGAAAATCAAAAACAGAGGCGACTAAAACAAGCAAACTTTCCAGTCCAGAAAACCTTGGATACCTATGATTTCAGTTTAATGCCTAGTCTAAATCGAAATCGTTTTTTAACACTAGCTAAAGGTGAATTCGTTGAGAAAAAGGAAAACATTCTCTTTCTCGGAAATAGTGGTACTGGAAAGACCCATCTAGCTACAGGACTCGGTATTGAGATGATAAAGAATGGTTATAAAACCAAGTTCATTACAGCGTCTAAATTAGTAGAAGAATTACTGATGGCGAATGACGAGCATAAACTCGGTGCTTTAGAAAAGAAGTGGCTCAAATTTGATGTGATCATCGTAGATGAGCTAGGGTATGTACCTTTTTCAAAAATTGGATCAGAGCTCCTATTTCAATTTTTCTCAAGTAGGTATGAACGTGCAAGCGTTATTATTACTACCAATCTTGAATTTACGGAGTGGACTAGTCTTTTCGGAGATGAAAAAATGACAGCTGCCCTTCTCGATCGACTCACCCATCGATCACACATCCACTTACTGAACGGAGAATCCTATCGATTTAGACAAAGTATGAAACAAAATGGAGAAACTAAAGCATAA
- a CDS encoding methyl-accepting chemotaxis protein produces MFNKIDSLDTVIKLVPILKAAVPADLSIAICNLHEFVAYFPGENINLQIKIGQKINPDEPLSVAIRQNKKLQAEVPAEFYGFEFTGTALPLHDQNNQVIGGIAIQLRRESELRAIIKQIAGSLSQAKESVNMVVDGSNSLASLSQQLLLQSQQASSDVKETDVVLSMIKKVADQTNLLGLNAAIEAARAGEKGKGFEVVANEIRKFSKETVSSTQKVNQITSQIQGVTTKMGESIQTIASIGNDQATSMQEVSSLIEEIEQLSKRLSEFANKI; encoded by the coding sequence ATGTTTAACAAAATTGATTCTTTAGACACGGTCATTAAGTTAGTGCCAATTTTAAAAGCAGCAGTGCCAGCTGATCTATCTATTGCTATTTGTAATTTGCATGAATTTGTTGCTTATTTTCCAGGCGAGAATATCAACCTTCAAATAAAAATTGGACAAAAAATTAATCCTGACGAACCTCTTTCTGTCGCCATTCGTCAAAATAAAAAACTACAAGCTGAGGTACCTGCTGAATTTTATGGATTTGAATTTACAGGAACAGCTCTACCTCTACATGATCAAAATAATCAAGTAATCGGCGGAATCGCCATTCAATTACGTAGAGAGAGCGAACTAAGAGCAATTATTAAGCAAATAGCTGGCTCTTTATCACAAGCTAAAGAAAGTGTAAACATGGTAGTGGACGGATCAAACTCGTTAGCATCTCTATCTCAACAACTCCTTTTACAATCACAGCAAGCATCAAGTGATGTAAAAGAAACAGATGTTGTTTTATCTATGATTAAAAAGGTAGCTGATCAGACAAATTTACTCGGTTTGAATGCAGCAATTGAAGCAGCACGAGCTGGGGAAAAAGGCAAAGGTTTTGAAGTTGTCGCTAACGAAATTAGAAAATTCTCAAAGGAGACAGTCTCTTCCACTCAAAAAGTAAATCAAATAACTTCTCAAATTCAGGGTGTTACAACTAAGATGGGGGAGTCCATACAAACAATCGCCTCAATTGGAAACGACCAAGCAACATCGATGCAGGAAGTTTCTTCATTAATAGAAGAGATTGAGCAACTTTCGAAAAGATTATCAGAATTTGCAAACAAGATCTAA
- the gcvT gene encoding glycine cleavage system aminomethyltransferase GcvT gives MTELYRTPLYDVYKNYGAKTIDFGGWDLPVQFSSIKEEHEAVRTKAGLFDVSHMGEVEVRGEDSLAFLQKIATNDVSLLKNGGAQYTAMCYEDGGTVDDLLIYKKADHNYLLVINASNIEKDVDWLTANTFGDVSIKNVSNDLALLALQGPFAEKVLQTLTDIDLSEIKFFKFRDEINIAGVKALVSRTGYTGEDGFELYCAANDAVTLWGKILETGKEDGVLPCGLGARDTLRFEATLPLYGQELTKDITPIEAGIGFAVKPNKEADFNGKAVLKDQKENGAARKLVGIELIEKGIPRHGYEVFVNGEEVGVVTTGTQSPTLGKNIGLALLKTEFTELGTEVEVQVRKKRLKAVVVATPFYKRPKN, from the coding sequence ATGACAGAGCTATATCGTACACCTTTATATGATGTGTATAAAAATTACGGTGCTAAAACGATTGATTTTGGGGGCTGGGACTTGCCAGTTCAATTTTCTTCTATTAAAGAAGAACATGAAGCTGTTCGTACAAAAGCAGGACTTTTCGATGTGTCTCACATGGGTGAGGTTGAAGTTCGTGGTGAAGATAGCTTAGCTTTTTTACAAAAAATCGCTACAAACGATGTGTCTTTGCTCAAAAATGGCGGTGCACAATATACAGCGATGTGCTATGAAGATGGCGGTACAGTTGACGATCTTCTTATTTATAAAAAAGCAGATCATAACTACCTACTTGTTATCAACGCTTCAAACATTGAAAAAGATGTGGATTGGCTTACAGCAAATACCTTCGGTGATGTTTCGATTAAAAATGTTTCCAACGACTTAGCTCTTTTAGCTCTTCAAGGACCTTTTGCTGAAAAAGTCCTTCAAACTCTTACAGACATAGATTTATCAGAAATTAAGTTTTTCAAATTTAGAGATGAAATAAATATTGCTGGTGTAAAAGCTTTAGTTTCAAGAACAGGCTACACGGGTGAAGATGGTTTCGAGCTTTACTGTGCGGCAAATGATGCTGTTACGCTTTGGGGGAAAATTTTAGAAACTGGAAAAGAAGACGGTGTGTTACCTTGTGGCCTTGGTGCACGTGATACCCTTCGCTTTGAAGCAACTCTTCCTTTATATGGCCAGGAGCTTACAAAAGATATTACACCAATTGAAGCAGGCATAGGGTTTGCGGTGAAACCTAATAAAGAAGCTGATTTTAACGGAAAAGCAGTATTAAAGGATCAAAAAGAAAACGGAGCTGCCCGCAAGCTTGTTGGAATTGAACTAATTGAAAAAGGAATTCCACGTCATGGATATGAGGTGTTTGTGAATGGCGAAGAAGTTGGTGTGGTGACAACAGGTACTCAATCACCAACATTAGGTAAAAACATAGGATTGGCTCTATTAAAAACAGAATTTACTGAACTAGGAACAGAAGTAGAAGTTCAGGTTCGTAAAAAGCGATTAAAAGCCGTTGTCGTTGCGACACCTTTTTATAAACGTCCTAAAAACTAA
- a CDS encoding anti-repressor SinI family protein — MNNETIHNLIKDRQLDHEWVKLILEALEIGISVEEIKDFFIKKGNPTT, encoded by the coding sequence TTGAATAACGAAACGATACATAACCTGATTAAAGACAGGCAGCTTGACCATGAATGGGTCAAATTAATTTTAGAGGCACTTGAGATTGGTATAAGTGTAGAAGAAATAAAAGATTTCTTTATTAAAAAAGGAAATCCAACTACTTAA
- the gcvPA gene encoding aminomethyl-transferring glycine dehydrogenase subunit GcvPA has translation MNHRYLPMTEQDKQEMLGAIGVTSVEELFQDIPESVRFQGEYNIKKAKSETELLKELTKLAAKNKDLRSHASFLGAGVYDHYMPIIVDHVISRSEFYTAYTPYQPEISQGELQAIFEFQTMICELTGMDVANSSMYDGGTSLAEAAMLAAGQTKKKKVLVSKAVNPESRDVIKTYAAGQYIEVVEVPVTNGVTDLEALQQEMNDDVAAVIVQYPNFFGHIEPLKDIEPIAHTGKSMFIVSSNPLALGALTPPGAFGADIVAGDAQPFGIPTAFGGPHCGYFAVTNKLLRKVPGRLVGQTTDENGKRGFVLTLQAREQHIRRDKATSNICSNQALNALAASVAMTALGKQGVKEMAIQNIQKANYAKRACIKAGIEVPFDQPIFNEFVVKLSKPVSEVNKQLLEKDIIGGFDLGRVDSGLENHMLIAVTELRTKEEIDTLVKELGDA, from the coding sequence ATGAATCATCGTTATTTACCAATGACGGAACAAGATAAGCAGGAAATGCTTGGAGCAATTGGTGTTACTTCTGTTGAAGAGCTTTTTCAAGATATTCCTGAGAGTGTTCGTTTTCAAGGAGAATATAACATTAAAAAAGCAAAATCTGAAACAGAGCTTCTAAAAGAACTTACGAAGCTTGCAGCAAAAAATAAGGATCTACGCAGTCATGCATCATTTTTAGGTGCGGGTGTTTATGATCATTACATGCCAATAATCGTTGATCATGTAATTTCTCGTTCAGAATTTTATACTGCCTATACACCATATCAACCGGAAATTTCACAAGGGGAGCTTCAAGCTATTTTCGAATTTCAAACGATGATTTGTGAGTTAACTGGTATGGATGTTGCTAACTCTTCTATGTATGATGGAGGAACTTCATTAGCAGAAGCAGCAATGCTTGCAGCAGGTCAGACAAAGAAAAAGAAGGTGTTAGTTTCTAAGGCAGTTAACCCTGAATCACGTGATGTCATTAAAACGTATGCTGCTGGACAGTACATTGAAGTTGTGGAAGTACCTGTGACAAACGGTGTAACAGATTTAGAGGCATTACAACAGGAAATGAATGATGATGTAGCAGCTGTGATTGTGCAGTATCCAAACTTTTTTGGTCATATTGAGCCATTAAAAGACATTGAGCCAATTGCACATACTGGAAAAAGTATGTTTATCGTTTCTTCTAACCCACTTGCATTAGGAGCATTAACACCTCCTGGAGCATTTGGTGCGGATATTGTTGCGGGTGATGCACAGCCTTTCGGTATACCAACTGCATTTGGTGGCCCACACTGTGGTTATTTTGCGGTAACAAATAAGTTATTAAGAAAAGTTCCAGGTCGTCTTGTTGGGCAAACAACGGATGAAAATGGAAAACGTGGATTTGTGTTAACACTTCAAGCACGTGAACAACATATTCGTCGTGACAAAGCAACTTCTAATATTTGCTCAAACCAAGCGTTAAATGCACTTGCTGCTTCTGTAGCGATGACAGCTCTTGGTAAGCAAGGTGTGAAAGAAATGGCTATTCAAAATATCCAAAAAGCGAACTATGCGAAAAGAGCATGTATCAAAGCTGGTATTGAGGTTCCTTTCGATCAACCAATTTTTAATGAATTTGTTGTGAAATTATCAAAACCTGTATCAGAAGTTAACAAACAGCTTTTAGAAAAAGACATTATTGGTGGTTTTGATTTAGGTAGAGTTGATTCTGGGCTTGAAAATCATATGCTTATTGCAGTAACAGAGCTGCGTACTAAAGAAGAAATTGACACACTTGTGAAGGAATTGGGGGATGCTTAA
- a CDS encoding tyrosine-protein phosphatase: MIDIHCHILADADDGANNIEESIKMAKVAVNEGITKIIATPHHKNGRYENDREKILNKIDQLQGELQKEKINIEILPGQEIRIYGEIVEDLEKGELLTIGDNSSYMLIELPHYHVPRYTYRLLYDLQVNGIIPVIVHPERNHEILEKPDLLYKLIKDGALSQITAASITGMFGKRVKKLSFELIDHNLTHFIASDAHNTTMRSFHLRDAYDAIEKQIGVETKFILQENANLVCNNRMVYKEMPEKVKNNKIISFFTNRM, encoded by the coding sequence TTGATAGATATTCATTGTCATATTTTAGCAGATGCAGATGATGGTGCCAATAATATAGAAGAAAGTATTAAAATGGCTAAGGTAGCAGTGAATGAAGGAATTACGAAAATCATTGCAACACCACATCATAAAAATGGGAGATATGAGAATGATAGGGAAAAGATTTTGAATAAAATTGACCAACTTCAGGGTGAACTACAGAAGGAAAAAATAAATATCGAAATTCTCCCTGGACAGGAAATTCGTATATATGGAGAGATAGTGGAAGATTTAGAGAAGGGTGAGCTTCTAACAATTGGTGATAACTCTTCATATATGCTTATTGAGCTTCCCCATTATCATGTTCCAAGGTATACATATAGATTACTTTATGATCTTCAAGTAAATGGAATTATACCAGTTATAGTTCATCCCGAAAGAAACCATGAAATACTTGAAAAGCCAGATCTTTTATATAAACTGATAAAGGATGGGGCTTTGTCACAAATAACTGCTGCTAGTATTACCGGAATGTTTGGAAAAAGAGTGAAAAAACTAAGTTTTGAACTTATAGATCATAATCTCACACACTTTATTGCCTCAGATGCACATAATACTACAATGCGTTCATTTCATTTGCGGGATGCTTATGATGCAATTGAGAAACAAATAGGTGTGGAGACAAAATTTATTCTTCAAGAAAATGCAAATTTAGTTTGTAATAATAGAATGGTTTATAAGGAAATGCCAGAAAAGGTAAAAAACAATAAAATAATTAGCTTTTTCACAAATAGAATGTAA
- a CDS encoding DUF5658 family protein, whose protein sequence is MKYVFLYLALLNIVDGILTYIGLTMNIIDEANPVMKSLFIMKPMYFIVFKFTLSILLSLIVYLSLDIVNNKGVFLLTTFAALLYSFVMLLHGAWILDYFS, encoded by the coding sequence TTGAAGTATGTTTTCTTGTATCTTGCATTATTAAACATAGTGGATGGAATTCTTACTTATATAGGGTTAACCATGAACATTATTGATGAAGCAAATCCAGTTATGAAATCTTTGTTCATTATGAAACCTATGTATTTTATCGTTTTTAAGTTTACTTTATCAATTTTACTGAGTTTAATTGTATACCTATCGTTAGATATAGTTAATAATAAGGGAGTGTTTTTATTAACTACGTTTGCTGCTCTTCTGTATTCATTTGTTATGTTATTACATGGTGCATGGATTTTAGATTATTTTAGTTAA
- a CDS encoding YqhG family protein, with protein sequence MQQEQIHSYLESFFTANSCDIIEKGQGYITVQLTIEMDKELMNRPFYWHYLEKTNGIPNPMKLTLITDQNQAPSDLKGEVMHFGAPRLHQIFRSTTNLGSYIRLFEQVKEPGGNIPLHPWIGVNIMVSYQCDMKKDQLYSIGLHLVSGTLVENFQDKLEKLELTPKIPDLCFTMTPLIKPQSGIKRIEQFIMQSIHEQDHSWADKARERWNEDLKLLDHFYEDMDEKPDCYEVEKEALRELYEPQINISVQNGGIFYLTPQGIFK encoded by the coding sequence ATGCAACAAGAGCAAATTCACAGCTATTTAGAAAGCTTCTTCACAGCCAATTCCTGTGACATCATTGAAAAAGGTCAAGGCTACATAACGGTTCAGCTAACCATTGAAATGGACAAGGAATTAATGAACCGCCCTTTCTACTGGCATTACCTTGAAAAAACAAACGGTATTCCAAACCCGATGAAGCTCACTCTCATCACAGATCAAAATCAAGCACCAAGCGATCTTAAGGGCGAGGTCATGCACTTCGGTGCCCCCCGCCTTCACCAAATTTTTCGTTCGACAACAAATTTAGGAAGCTATATCCGACTTTTTGAGCAGGTCAAAGAACCGGGTGGAAACATCCCATTACACCCTTGGATTGGTGTTAACATTATGGTTTCCTATCAATGTGATATGAAAAAGGATCAGCTTTACTCTATTGGGTTGCATTTGGTTAGTGGGACTTTAGTAGAAAACTTTCAAGATAAGCTAGAGAAATTAGAGCTAACACCGAAGATTCCGGATCTCTGTTTTACGATGACACCTTTGATTAAGCCACAAAGTGGAATTAAACGGATTGAACAGTTTATTATGCAATCTATTCATGAACAAGATCATTCCTGGGCGGATAAAGCGAGGGAAAGATGGAATGAAGATTTAAAGCTTTTGGATCATTTTTATGAAGATATGGATGAGAAGCCTGATTGTTATGAGGTGGAGAAGGAAGCATTGAGGGAGCTTTATGAGCCGCAGATAAATATTTCGGTTCAGAATGGTGGGATTTTTTATTTGACGCCGCAGGGGATATTTAAATAG
- a CDS encoding helix-turn-helix domain-containing protein: MIGPRIKKYRTQKNLSLSELAERAGVAKSYLSSIERNLQSNPSVQFLEKVSSVLGVPVNTLLNEQNETDPEELDLEWTKLVQDAMKSGVSKEQFKEFLEFNKWRLQNDLDK, translated from the coding sequence GTGATTGGCCCACGAATAAAAAAATATAGAACCCAAAAAAACCTATCACTATCAGAACTAGCAGAACGAGCAGGAGTTGCAAAATCATATTTAAGTTCGATTGAGCGCAATCTCCAGTCAAATCCTTCTGTTCAGTTCTTGGAGAAAGTGTCATCTGTACTCGGTGTACCGGTAAATACACTTTTAAATGAACAAAACGAAACAGATCCCGAAGAACTTGACTTAGAATGGACTAAACTTGTTCAAGATGCTATGAAATCCGGTGTGTCTAAAGAACAGTTTAAAGAGTTTTTGGAGTTTAACAAGTGGAGACTTCAGAATGATCTTGATAAATGA
- the gcvPB gene encoding aminomethyl-transferring glycine dehydrogenase subunit GcvPB codes for MSNQDQALIFELSKEGRIGYSLPELEVDELSLDELIPSVYIRTEQAELPEVSELDIMRHYTALSKRNHGVDSGFYPLGSCTMKYNPKINENVARIAGLAHIHPLQDESTVQGAMELLFDLQEHLKEITGMDEVTLQPAAGAHGEWTGLMMIRAYHEANNDTKRTKVIVPDSAHGTNPASATVAGFETITVKSDENGLVDLEDLRRVVDDQTAALMLTNPNTLGLFEAHILEMAQIVHDAGGKLYYDGANLNAVLSKARPGDMGFDVVHLNLHKTFTGPHGGGGPGSGPVGVKEDLIPYLPKPVLVKTEEGYHFDYNRPESIGRVKPFYGNFGINVRAYTYIRTMGPDGLKAVTEYAVLNANYMMRRLAPYYDLPFNQHCKHEFVLSGKRQKKLGVRTLDIAKRLLDFGYHPPTIYFPLNVEECIMIEPTETESKETLDSFIDAMIQIAKEAEETPEIVQEAPHTTVVKRLDETTAARKPILKYQRA; via the coding sequence ATGAGTAATCAAGATCAAGCATTAATTTTTGAACTAAGCAAAGAAGGTCGTATTGGATACAGCTTACCAGAGCTTGAGGTTGATGAATTATCGTTAGACGAACTCATTCCTTCTGTTTATATTCGCACAGAACAAGCTGAACTACCTGAAGTGTCTGAGCTTGATATTATGAGACATTACACAGCATTGTCAAAACGAAATCATGGTGTTGATTCAGGATTTTATCCACTAGGATCTTGTACAATGAAGTACAATCCAAAAATTAATGAAAATGTGGCGCGTATTGCTGGGCTGGCTCATATCCATCCATTACAAGACGAATCAACGGTTCAGGGGGCAATGGAATTATTATTTGACCTTCAAGAGCATTTAAAAGAAATCACAGGAATGGATGAAGTAACACTTCAACCTGCAGCAGGAGCTCACGGTGAGTGGACAGGGTTAATGATGATTCGTGCGTATCATGAAGCGAACAATGATACAAAGCGTACAAAGGTTATCGTTCCTGACTCAGCTCACGGCACAAACCCAGCATCCGCAACAGTTGCAGGCTTTGAAACGATCACAGTTAAATCAGATGAAAATGGTCTTGTTGATTTAGAGGATTTACGACGTGTTGTTGATGATCAAACGGCAGCATTAATGCTAACAAATCCGAATACACTAGGACTTTTCGAAGCACATATTTTAGAAATGGCGCAAATTGTCCATGATGCAGGTGGAAAGCTTTATTATGACGGAGCGAACTTAAATGCGGTATTAAGTAAAGCTCGTCCAGGAGATATGGGCTTTGATGTTGTTCACTTGAACCTTCATAAAACATTCACAGGTCCACACGGTGGTGGCGGTCCTGGATCTGGTCCTGTTGGGGTAAAGGAAGATTTAATTCCTTATCTTCCAAAACCAGTGCTAGTGAAAACAGAAGAAGGCTATCATTTTGATTACAATCGTCCAGAGTCAATCGGACGAGTAAAACCATTCTACGGAAACTTTGGCATTAATGTTCGTGCGTATACCTACATTCGTACAATGGGCCCTGATGGCTTAAAAGCTGTAACAGAATATGCGGTGTTAAATGCAAACTATATGATGCGTCGCTTAGCACCATATTATGATCTTCCATTTAATCAGCATTGTAAACACGAGTTTGTTCTTTCTGGAAAGCGTCAGAAAAAGCTTGGTGTTCGTACACTTGATATTGCGAAGAGATTATTGGATTTCGGTTACCATCCACCAACAATTTACTTCCCATTAAACGTGGAGGAGTGTATCATGATTGAACCAACTGAAACAGAATCAAAAGAAACACTTGATTCCTTTATTGATGCGATGATTCAAATTGCGAAAGAAGCAGAAGAAACACCTGAAATTGTTCAGGAAGCACCACATACAACAGTTGTTAAACGCTTAGATGAAACAACAGCTGCGAGAAAACCGATTTTAAAATATCAACGTGCATAA
- a CDS encoding helix-turn-helix domain-containing protein produces MLGTSIKKLRESRNMTLSQLSKKTDISKSYLSNIERNIQENPSIGILLKIAIALEVDLQRFLESNNSSDISTKTDIELTQNVTIDIMNKMLEQNKKNFQILEEIKNLIESSR; encoded by the coding sequence ATGCTAGGTACATCTATTAAAAAGTTAAGGGAAAGTAGAAATATGACCCTTTCTCAATTATCAAAAAAGACAGATATATCGAAATCTTACTTAAGCAATATCGAGAGAAACATTCAAGAAAACCCCTCTATCGGGATTCTATTAAAAATTGCAATTGCACTTGAGGTAGATCTTCAGAGATTTTTAGAATCCAATAATTCATCCGATATTTCCACTAAAACAGATATTGAATTAACGCAAAATGTAACTATAGATATTATGAATAAAATGCTCGAACAAAACAAAAAAAATTTTCAAATACTAGAAGAAATAAAGAATCTTATTGAAAGCAGCCGGTAG